In a genomic window of Wyeomyia smithii strain HCP4-BCI-WySm-NY-G18 chromosome 1, ASM2978416v1, whole genome shotgun sequence:
- the LOC129717790 gene encoding uncharacterized protein LOC129717790, with product MKILVVYLACVAMVSARPEAPLQGYNYNPPRPVGHPQVHSQSFGVSSSYQAAPAPAYHAPAYHPPAATGFGSAVSSSFGSASTTGFGSAISSSSGSAFASGGQSQFFAPQQTVVQKHIYVHVPPQEQEEVHSPQFVSQGVARKHYKIIFIKTPNVQPSAAQIALQQAQQEEKTIVYVLVKKPDEQQELSIPELAPVPPSKPEVYFIKYKANRGGAQLGSSSSGSGFASALGSTAVSSGGSSSVSGGGSLPHTQYGAPGGGHQGYP from the exons ATGAAGATTCTAGTG GTTTATTTGGCTTGTGTGGCCATGGTTTCTGCTCGGCCGGAAGCCCCACTGCAAGGATACAATTATAACCCCCCGCGGCCAGTCGGTCACCCGCAGGTTCACTCGCAGAGTTTTGGGGTATCCAGTAGCTACCAGGCAGCTCCAGCTCCAGCTTATCACGCTCCAGCTTATCACCCACCGGCAGCCACGGGTTTTGGATCGGCCGTGTCCTCTAGTTTCGGATCGGCTAGTACCACTGGTTTCGGATCGGCCATCTCCTCCAGCTCTGGATCGGCTTTCGCCAGCGGTGGTCAAAGCCAATTCTTTG CTCCTCAGCAGACCGTAGTCCAGAAGCACATCTACGTGCACGTGCCCCCACAGGAACAGGAAGAAGTGCACAGTCCACAATTCGTTTCTCAAGGTGTAGCCCGTAAACATTACAAGATTATCTTTATCAAAACACCGAACGTACAACCGTCGGCTGCCCAAATCGCGCTACAGCAGGCCCAACAAGAGGAGAAGACCATCGTTTACGTGCTGGTGAAGAAACCCGACGAACAGCAAGAACTGAGCATCCCAGAGTTGGCTCCAGTTCCGCCAAGCAAACCCGAGGTCTACTTCATCAAGTACAAGGCCAACCGTGGCGGGGCACAGCTTGGATCGTCCTCGAGCGGATCTGGTTTCGCTTCTGCGCTGGGATCTACGGCTGTGTCCTCGGGAGGCTCATCTTCCGTCAGCGGTGGTGGCA GCCTGCCGCACACGCAATACGGCGCCCCTGGCGGCGGTCACCAGGGATACCCCTAA